A DNA window from Acidobacteriota bacterium contains the following coding sequences:
- the ltrA gene encoding group II intron reverse transcriptase/maturase, which yields MMDETKQSDSSIVAMKRANKGGRPSAESVERRGGTKGNSVRHSTRRTQRRGSVSQAADRIRRAIARNPKERLTALLHHLTVGALRRAYLGLRKDAAPGIDGERWEEYGAKREERLLDLHGRVHRGAYRAPPVRRVHIPKPDGRTRPLGVAALEDKILQKAVVDELLTPIYEAEFLGLSYGFRPGRKAHDALDALAYGIERRKANWIVDADIRTFFDAIDREQLMRFVERRIGDRRVLRLVRKWLNAGVMEDGTWSDSGRGTPQGAIVSPVLANVFLHYVLDEWFHRTWRPRVPEGEAILVRYADDFVAGFQRRADAKRFLRDLGERCAEFGLELHPEKTRLVEFGRFAAANRRRRGERKPETFDFLGFTHYCAKTRKGRFRLGRKPSAKRMNRTLRRVGKRLWRQRHADHWEVGKWLGRVLNGWLNYFAVPGSMRWLQSFCYRLQRRWLRVLRRRSQRDRFSWGRLRRMAKLLWPSVKIRHPWPAQRFGWRSLPKVGAVCSNGHARICAGGGRKLPSLP from the coding sequence ATGATGGACGAAACGAAGCAATCGGATTCATCCATAGTAGCGATGAAGCGGGCGAACAAAGGGGGGAGACCTTCGGCGGAGTCCGTGGAGCGAAGGGGTGGAACCAAGGGGAATTCGGTTCGCCACAGCACGCGCCGGACGCAGAGACGGGGGAGCGTGTCCCAGGCGGCGGACCGGATACGGCGAGCGATCGCGAGAAACCCCAAGGAGCGACTGACCGCGCTCTTGCACCATCTCACCGTCGGGGCACTGCGCCGCGCCTATCTCGGACTGAGAAAGGACGCCGCGCCGGGGATCGACGGGGAGCGGTGGGAGGAGTACGGGGCGAAGCGGGAAGAGCGTCTGCTGGACCTGCATGGCCGCGTACACCGGGGCGCGTACCGAGCGCCGCCCGTCCGGCGGGTGCACATTCCCAAGCCGGACGGACGGACCCGACCGCTCGGAGTCGCCGCCCTGGAGGACAAGATCCTTCAGAAGGCGGTGGTGGACGAGCTCCTGACGCCGATTTACGAGGCGGAGTTTCTCGGGCTCAGCTACGGGTTCCGGCCCGGACGGAAGGCGCATGACGCGCTGGATGCCTTGGCCTACGGGATCGAACGGCGAAAGGCCAACTGGATCGTGGACGCGGACATCCGCACGTTTTTCGATGCCATCGACCGGGAACAGCTCATGCGGTTCGTGGAGAGAAGGATCGGAGATCGGCGGGTGCTGCGACTGGTTCGCAAATGGCTGAACGCCGGGGTGATGGAAGACGGGACCTGGTCGGACTCGGGGAGAGGGACGCCTCAGGGCGCGATTGTCTCCCCGGTGCTGGCGAACGTGTTCCTGCACTATGTGCTGGACGAGTGGTTCCATCGGACGTGGCGCCCGCGAGTTCCCGAAGGGGAGGCGATTCTGGTGCGATATGCGGACGACTTCGTGGCCGGATTCCAGAGACGGGCGGACGCCAAGCGGTTTCTCCGAGACCTGGGGGAACGGTGCGCCGAGTTCGGGCTGGAACTGCACCCGGAAAAGACGCGACTGGTGGAGTTCGGGAGATTCGCGGCAGCGAATCGACGGCGACGCGGGGAGCGGAAACCGGAAACGTTCGACTTCCTGGGATTCACGCACTATTGCGCGAAGACCCGGAAGGGGCGATTCCGGCTGGGGCGCAAGCCAAGCGCGAAACGGATGAACCGGACCCTGCGGCGAGTGGGGAAGCGGCTGTGGAGACAACGGCACGCGGATCACTGGGAGGTAGGAAAATGGCTGGGACGAGTCCTGAACGGCTGGCTCAACTATTTTGCGGTCCCGGGGAGCATGCGCTGGCTGCAAAGCTTCTGCTATCGGCTGCAACGGCGATGGCTGCGAGTGCTGCGCCGCCGATCCCAGCGCGACCGCTTCAGCTGGGGACGGCTGCGACGGATGGCCAAGCTGCTTTGGCCGTCCGTGAAGATCCGTCACCCGTGGCCGGCGCAACGGTTTGGCTGGCGGTCATTACCCAAGGTAGGAGCCGTGTGCTCTAACGGGCACGCACGGATCTGTGCGGGGGGTGGCAGGAAACTGCCGTCCCTACCGTGA
- a CDS encoding sulfite oxidase, translated as MRDRRSLSRREWLRGGLAATGASLLHPSVLGFVLPPMEAGETAVPFLDPQPVNPDRPMVQWEQLESWITPASDFFSVKHYGIPEVDMAKWRLSVGGFVNQPLSLTLEDLKARPKSHYTATLECSGNGASERFMGAVGNARWSGTRLGPVLEECGLSPEATEVVFFGVDRGKEEIRGNEYEQNFGRSLSVKEALRDRVLLAYEMNGKPLSQTHGAPLRLVVPGWYGVAWVKWLWRVEVHDRQFLSRFMGRDYVTIRGEERDGETIWRETSVGRMNLKSIVARVTRMDGGSVRVMGAVWNDGTPLKAVELKLDDGAWVETELGEGKDHPHCWTFWTYVWNDPAPGEHSLVSRAVDARGRVQPAPEDDVIRLKKTYWEANQQIRRRIRL; from the coding sequence ATGAGAGACAGACGATCCCTTTCACGACGCGAGTGGTTGCGCGGCGGTTTGGCGGCGACCGGCGCTTCCCTCCTTCACCCTTCCGTACTCGGATTCGTGCTGCCTCCCATGGAGGCGGGAGAGACCGCGGTGCCCTTCCTGGATCCCCAGCCGGTGAATCCCGACCGGCCCATGGTCCAGTGGGAACAGCTCGAGTCCTGGATCACGCCCGCGTCGGACTTCTTCAGCGTCAAGCACTACGGGATCCCCGAAGTGGACATGGCGAAGTGGAGGCTCAGTGTCGGCGGATTCGTGAACCAGCCCCTTTCGTTGACCCTGGAGGACCTGAAGGCCCGTCCCAAGAGTCACTACACCGCCACCCTCGAGTGCTCCGGAAACGGCGCCTCGGAGCGATTCATGGGGGCCGTCGGGAATGCCCGCTGGAGCGGAACCCGGTTGGGCCCGGTCCTTGAGGAATGCGGTCTGAGCCCGGAGGCCACCGAGGTGGTCTTCTTCGGAGTGGACCGCGGGAAGGAGGAGATCCGGGGCAACGAGTACGAGCAGAATTTCGGGCGCAGTCTTTCGGTCAAGGAGGCCCTTCGGGACCGGGTCCTGCTGGCCTACGAGATGAACGGCAAACCGCTGAGCCAGACCCACGGCGCTCCGCTCCGGCTGGTGGTACCCGGTTGGTATGGAGTGGCCTGGGTCAAGTGGCTCTGGCGGGTCGAGGTCCATGACCGCCAATTCCTGAGCCGCTTCATGGGGCGCGATTACGTCACGATCCGCGGTGAGGAGCGGGACGGCGAGACCATCTGGCGCGAAACCTCGGTGGGCCGCATGAATCTCAAGTCCATCGTGGCCCGGGTGACCCGCATGGATGGCGGGTCCGTCCGGGTCATGGGCGCAGTCTGGAACGACGGGACCCCCTTGAAGGCGGTGGAGCTCAAGCTGGACGACGGCGCTTGGGTGGAGACCGAGTTGGGCGAGGGGAAGGACCATCCCCACTGCTGGACCTTCTGGACGTATGTCTGGAACGATCCCGCGCCGGGCGAGCACTCCCTGGTCTCCCGGGCCGTCGACGCCCGTGGACGGGTCCAGCCGGCGCCCGAAGACGATGTCATCCGGTTGAAGAAAACCTACTGGGAAGCCAACCAGCAGATCCGGCGGCGGATCCGCCTCTGA